In a genomic window of Plutella xylostella chromosome 16, ilPluXylo3.1, whole genome shotgun sequence:
- the LOC119693906 gene encoding glucose dehydrogenase [FAD, quinone], giving the protein MRHPTWKTHAAALLVIVSCLRGGGAQFQPIRSFMHFLNDGVNQLESEPPDQPNLLKEYDFIIVGAGTAGCVLANRLSEIPDWKVLLIEAGQTENFIMDIPLLANYLQFTSANWKYKTKPSKKYCAGFENQQCNWPRGKVVGGSSVLNYMIYTRGAKQDYDNWSALGNEGWSYDEVLPYFKKIENFNIPSFDNPKYHGKDGYLSIEHAPFRSTKSKAWVKGAKQMGFTYGDHNGPNPSGVSFLQLSMRNGTRHSSSRAYLHPINKRNNLHLAKGSMVTKLIMEGKKVIGVEMERLNQKYKILAKKEVLVSGGAINSPQLLMLSGIGPEEHLKSLNIPVVQDLKVGYNLMDHIAAGGLHFIVGQNTETISVRTEYIMNHLEIVFQWMQSHKGPLSLAGGCEALVFLDLQDKFNTTAWPDMELLFITGGLNNDPALPRNFGFDEQIFSETFSSLGKNEAFMIFPMLMRPKSTGRVSLKSRNPYVHPTIIPNYFEYPEDLQKIVEGMKVAIEIARQPAMKKIGARLYDVPIEECLKHGPFGSDAYFACQAQMFTFTIYHQSGTCKMGPAGDPAAVVDPRLRVRGVAGLRVVDASVIPVIPSSHTNSPVYMIAEKAADMIKQDWHLL; this is encoded by the coding sequence ATGAGGCATCCCACGTGGAAGACACATGCAGCCGCGTTGCTGGTGATCGTCAGCTGtctgcgcggcggcggcgcgcagtTCCAGCCCATTCGCTCCTTCATGCACTTCCTGAACGACGGCGTGAACCAGCTGGAGTCGGAGCCGCCCGACCAGCCCAACCTGCTCAAGGAGTACGACTTCATCATAGTCGGCGCGGGCACCGCCGGCTGCGTGCTCGCCAACAGACTGTCAGAAATACCTGACTGGAAGGTGCTCCTCATAGAGGCGGGACAGACTGAGAACTTCATCATGGACATACCGCTGCTCGCCAACTACCTGCAGTTCACGTCCGCCAACTGGAAGTACAAAACTAAACCGTCCAAGAAATACTGCGCTGGCTTCGAAAACCAACAGTGCAACTGGCCACGAGGCAAGGTCGTCGGCGGCTCCAGTGTGTTGAACTACATGATCTACACCAGGGGAGCTAAGCAAGACTACGACAACTGGAGTGCTCTGGGTAACGAAGGCTGGAGCTACGATGAGGTCCTACCTTACTTCAAAAAGATTGAAAACTTTAATATTCCGTCGTTCGATAATCCGAAATATCACGGCAAGGACGGGTATTTAAGTATCGAGCACGCTCCATTCAGGTCAACAAAAAGTAAAGCCTGGGTTAAAGGTGCAAAACAAATGGGCTTTACATATGGGGATCATAATGGGCCGAATCCTTCGGGAGTATCATTTCTACAACTATCTATGAGAAATGGAACTCGGCACAGTTCAAGCAGAGCCTACTTACATCCTATCAATAAACGAAACAATCTACACTTGGCCAAAGGAAGTATGGTCACGAAGCTCATAATGGAAGGAAAGAAGGTGATTGGTGTTGAAATGGAACGTTTAAatcaaaagtataaaattctaGCCAAAAAGGAAGTATTAGTTTCTGGCGGGGCCATCAACTCTCCGCAGCTTCTAATGCTCTCGGGTATCGGACCGGAAGAGCACTTGAAATCTTTAAACATACCCGTCGTACAGGACTTAAAAGTCGGCTACAATCTCATGGACCACATAGCCGCTGGAGGCCTTCACTTCATAGTGGGCCAGAATACCGAAACTATCAGTGTACGAACTGAATACATCATGAACCACTTGGAGATAGTGTTCCAGTGGATGCAGTCGCACAAGGGCCCGCTCTCTCTGGCCGGCGGCTGCGAGGCGCTCGTGTTCCTCGACCTGCAGGACAAGTTCAACACCACCGCCTGGCCAGACATGGAGCTACTGTTCATTACGGGCGGGCTCAACAACGACCCGGCATTACCTCGCAattttggtttcgacgaacagaTATTCAGCGAGACTTTCAGTTCGTTAGGCAAGAACGAGGCATTCATGATATTCCCGATGTTGATGCGACCAAAATCGACAGGTCGAGTTTCATTGAAGAGCAGAAACCCTTACGTGCACCCGACAATCATTCCCAACTACTTCGAATACCCGGAAGACTTGCAGAAGATAGTCGAAGGGATGAAGGTGGCGATAGAGATCGCGCGGCAGCCCGCGATGAAGAAGATCGGGGCGCGGCTGTACGACGTGCCGATAGAGGAGTGTCTGAAGCACGGGCCGTTCGGCAGCGACGCGTACTTCGCGTGCCAGGCGCAGATGTTCACGTTCACGATCTACCACCAGAGCGGCACGTGCAAGATGGGTCCTGCCGGGGACCCGGCGGCGGTGGTGGACCCGCGACTGCGCGTGCGCGGCGTGGCCGGCCTGCGCGTGGTGGACGCCAGCGTCATCCCCGTCATCCCCTCCAGCCACACCAACTCCCCCGTCTACATGATCGCGGAGAAGGCCGCCGACATGATCAAACAAGACTGGCACTTACTATAG